One window from the genome of Anser cygnoides isolate HZ-2024a breed goose chromosome 8, Taihu_goose_T2T_genome, whole genome shotgun sequence encodes:
- the HPDL gene encoding 4-hydroxyphenylpyruvate dioxygenase-like protein, with amino-acid sequence MAASLSRPCFVSLHVPYRQGWAQDLAASFRFQPVAVRETPRVRQLALRRGAAVFLLNQHLAPSGASSRDFLYDVDPQPALGTASNVCFEVEDVPGLCERLQGRGCSVPVPPTEVSDDGGSVTYGVVRSVVGNISHTLLDRSRYRGPFLPGFQTVRGAPREAGDRVEITDFDHITYVCPRGGARAALDWYQRCFGFQRFLLSPQERLAEGYVLGGQGVGMLLLALQSAQGSSAPSCKLVLAESLSEDSPNQVDTFLAQHGGAGIQHVGLRTPDIVSATRALRQAGVRFFMPPATYYSQVGKEEEIRGAGQDPCTLAELGILLDTTVPGENERPGTDATESPSRNYLMQIFTHPIFSEETFFLELIDRRGAPGFGEGNIRALWKAVQVYMDQRQ; translated from the coding sequence ATGGCAGCCTCCCTGAGCCGCCCGTGCTTCGTCTCCCTCCACGTGCCCtacaggcagggctgggcccAGGACCTGGCTGCCTCCTTTCGCTTCCAGCCCGTGGCCGTGCGGGAGACGCCGCGGGTGAGGCAGCTGGCACTGCGCCGGGGAGCCGCCGTCTTCCTCCTCAACCAGCATCTGGCACCATCCGGGGCCTCCTCTCGAGATTTCCTCTATGATGTGGACCCCCAGCCCGCTTTGGGCACGGCCTCCAACGTCTGCTTCGAGGTGGAGGACGTGCCGGGGCTCTGCGAGCGGCTGCAGGGCCGGGGGTGCTCCgtgcccgtgccccccaccGAGGTGAGCGATGACGGCGGCTCCGTCACCTACGGCGTGGTGAGGTCCGTGGTGGGCAACATCAGCCATACCCTGCTGGACCGATCCCGCTACCGGGGACCCTTCCTGCCCGGCTTCCAGACCGTGCGGGGAGCACCCCGCGAGGCGGGGGACAGGGTGGAGATCACCGATTTCGACCACATCACCTACGTCTGCCCGCGGGGCGGCGCGCGGGCAGCTCTGGACTGGTACCAGCGCTGCTTCGGCTTCCAGCGCTTCCTGCTGAGCCCGCAGGAGAGGCTGGCCGAGGGCTACGTGCTGGGCGGGCAGGGGGTCGGCATGCTCCTCCTCGCCCTGCAGAGCGCCCAGGGCTCCTCGGCCCCCAGCTGCAAGCTTGTCCTCGCCGAGTCCCTCTCCGAGGACAGCCCGAACCAAGTCGACACCTTCCTAGCGCagcacggcggggccgggatCCAGCACGTCGGCCTCCGCACGCCGGATATTGTTTCCGCCACCAGGGCCCTGCGGCAGGCCGGCGTGCGGTTCTTCATGCCCCCCGCCACCTATTACAGCCAGGTgggcaaggaggaagagatCCGAGGGGCCGGGCAAGACCCCTGCAcgctggcagagctgggcatCCTGCTGGACACCACGGTGCCCGGGGAGAATGAGAGGCCGGGCACTGACGCCACAGAGAGCCCTTCCCGGAATTACTTGATGCAGATCTTCACCCATCCCATCTTCTCCGAGGAAACCTTCTTCCTGGAGCTCATTGACCGGCGGGGAGCTCCTGGCTTCGGGGAAGGCAATATTCGGGCGCTGTGGAAAGCTGTGCAGGTCTATATGGACCAGCGGCAGTAG